TTTTATATTCAAATAAAAGCAACATCGCAAGCATAACAATTAGGGTTATCCCTTGAATTACATCTGCAATGTATGGTGGTATACCTACGCTTCTACTCATCATTTGAGCTCCCGTAATAATAACAGAAAAATATATAGCCGCAAATAGCACACCAAAAGGATTAAGTCCTCCAAGCATGGCAATAACTATACCACTGTATCCGTAGCCAGGAGAAAGATTGTGAATAAGATGATAGTGCACTCCAGCAACTTCGCTAACGCCCGCAAGCCCTGCTATTCCACCACTTAGAACTGAAGCAATAATAATAGTTTTTAATGTGTTAATACCAAGAAAATTGGCAGCTTTAGGGTTTGATCCCGTTGCCCTGATCTCAAATCCAAGTTTCGTTTTTTTAACAATAAAATATGCCACAAAAACTACAGCAACAGCAATTAAAAAGCCAATATGTACTCGCGAGCGGGGAATTAATTGCATAAGCTGTGCATTTTCTGCAATATTAACTGACTCTGGGTATTGTGACACTGGATGTCTCCAGGGTCCTTCTAGAATTGCGCTAACAAAATATATCATAATATAGTTCATAAGAAGCGTGGTAACAACATCATCTACTTTAAACTTAGCTTTGAGATAAGCAGGAATAAAAGACCACACTCCACCGCCTACAAATCCTGCAACAATTACAAGTAAAACATAAAAAACTGGAGGAAGATTAAAATTTTGTATACCAACCCATGTAGCAAGCAGTGCTCCTGCATAAAGCTGCCCCTCTGCGCCAATGTTCCAGTATTTTGCAAGAAACGCAATCGATACGGCGATCCCAGTCAAAATAAGCGGAGTTGCCTTAACAAGCATTTCCAAAAATGCAAACTTCGTCCCAAGCCCGCCATAGAAAAGATAATAAAAAGCTGTAAACGGATTTTTCCGGAGGATCAACAAAAAAATAGAAGAAATTGCAAGAGATATAATTACCGCCAGAATTGGCATTAATATTCTAAACCACCATGGAGGAGGTGTTCTTTTTTCCAACTTAAAGCTAATTAGATTCATGGAGACCTCCCATTCTTGTGCCTGTCATCATTAGCCCAAGTTCCTCTATAGTAAGATCTTTCCTGTCCAATATACCCATGATTTCTCCTTCGTACACCACAAGAACTCTATCGCTTAGCATTAGTATTTCATCAAGATCTTCTGATATAAGAAGAATCCCAACGCCATTTGCCCTCGCGCTAAGTAGTTTAGTATGTATATATTCTGCAGCCCCTACATCTAATCCCCGTATTGGCTGAGATGCTATTATAAACTCGGGATTCCTTGAAAGAACTCTTCCAAGTATCACTTTTTGCAAATTGCCACCAGAAAGCGTCCTGGTTGTCGTATAAATACTGGGAGTTTTGACATCATATTCTTTTATTATTCTTTCTGCGAATTCTTTAACTGGAGAATAGTTTACCAAAAATCCACTTGATAATGGCTTTTTGTCATAAGATTCAACCATAAGATTTTCGAATACGGGAAGATCTAATATGAGACCTTCTTCCATCCTGTCTTCTGGAATTCTTCCTATCCCGAGGTTAATAATCTCTTTTGGTTTTTTACCTGTTATTTCTTTGCCTTTAAAAATAATTCTACCGTCTGTATTTTCTCTTACCCCGCAAAGAACACCTTCTAATTCGCGCTGTCCATTACCAGATACCCCTGCTACTCCAAGAATTTCTCCACTTCTCACCTCAAACGATATTCCCTTTAATGCCTCTATTCCTTTATCATTAAGAGCATGCAAATTCTGCGCTATGAGAAGTGGCTCTCCTCTTTCTGAGATTTCTTTTTTCTCAATAATTTCTAGTACTTCCCTTCCAACCATCAATCTCGCAAGTTCTTTCTTAGTTGTATCTTTTTTGTTTTTCTCCCCTGTGAGTATGCCGTTTCTCAAAATAACGATTCTATCGCTTATCTCCATAACTTCACCTAATTTATGTGAAATAAAAACAACGCTTTTCCCTTCTTTTGTTAATAATCTCAACGTATCAAACAAATTTTCTGCTTCTTGTGGAGTCAAAACTGCGGTAGGTTCGTCAAGTATGAGCACATCAATGTTCCGATAAAGTGCTTTTATAATTTCTGCTCGCTGCTTTTCTCCTACGGATAACTGCCAGATTTTTGCATCTGGATTAACCTCTAGTCCATACTTTTTTGATAACGATATAAGGTCTTTTTTTGCTGACTCAAGATCAATTTCTATGCCTTTTGAAGGAGGCAATCCCAGTATAACATTCTCTGTTACAGTGAATGATTTTACTAAAGTAAAATGCTGGTGCACCATACCTATCCCAAGGGATATCGCATCTTTGGGAGACTCTATATCAACCTTTTTACCTTTTACATAGATTTTGCCGCTATCCATAGAATACATCCCGTACAAAATTTTCATTAGAGTTGTTTTGCCAGCGCCGTTTTCTCCAAGAAGAGTTACTACTTCACCTTTATAAATATCAAAATCAATATCATTATTTGCAACTGTATGCAAAAAGGTTTTTCTGATATTTCTCATCTCCACAACTTTTTCCATGCTCACCTCACGCTAATACCAATTGAGCACAGGAAATTTCCTGTGCTCAATTGGTTCTCTGTTAATTACTAATTAGTCTCCTTTTGGAGTTGATTCATCTACTGAAACTCTAAATGTTCCATCTAGAATTTCTTGTTCTTTATTTTTAACCATTTCAATAATATCTGCAGGGAGCGTATCTTCAAAACCATAGAAAGGAGCAAGATAAGCGCCACCTTTGCCCATCATTGACCAATCCTTAAGATCCTGGGCTTGATAAGCTCCGAGTTTAATAGACTCTACCAGGTATTTAACTGTTGGGAACATATTCCAGATAGGTCCGGTAATTACTGTTTCAGGAGCAAGTAAATTTTGATCCTGCATATTACCAATAGCATAAACATCTCTTTCTTTACAGGCATCAATAACACCATATCTTTCTGCATAAAGAACATCTGCTCCAGCATCTATCTGTGCCATTGCAGCTTCTTTTGCCTTTGGTGGATCGAACCAGCATCCAATAAATGAAACCTTTACTTTCACATCCGGATTTACTTCCTTTGCACCTTCTATAAACGCATTTACAATTCTATTTACTTCAGGAACAGGAACACCGCCCACAACACCAAGAATATTAGTTGTTGTAATCTTACCTGCGATCATACCTGCAAGATATGCTGGCTCATGAATCCAATCATCAAATACCGAGAAATTTGGTTCAGCAAGTCCTCCACCAGAACCAAATGCAAAAGCAATTTCCGGATAATCTTTAGCCACTCTTCTTACGGCATCTTCAGCACCAAAAGCATCGCCCATAATAAGGTCGAATCCTTTGTCTGCATATTCTCTCACCACTCTTTCAAAATCAGATGAACTTATATTTTCTGCCCATTCATAATCAACATCAAGCTCATCTCTCGCCTTTAAAAGTGCTTCGTGTATACAACCATCCCATGGTTCTTCAATAGGCGTTGCAAAAATAGAAGCTACTTTTAATTTCGTTTCTTCTGGTTTTTCCTCAGGTGCAGCTTCTGGCGCACAACCAGAAATTACAAGCGCAAGCACCATAAATAACACTAAACCCATTAAAATACTTTTTCTTTTCACGTTCTTCCTCCTTTTTTATTTAACTACTTAAATAAGATACTTTTCACGGTTAACAAGCTTGCCGTGACTTATCACATAGAGAGGCTCATCGTGATTACGTATTGCCTCTCTCACACTGTTTTCCCTTAGCACGACAAAATTTGCCTGTGCTCCTTCTTTTAACATAAAGTTCTTTAGCCCAATTGACTTTGCCGCATCAACAGTAACCATATCATACAGTTTCTCCATATCTTCGCGAGAGGTCATCCACAATATGTGAGAAGAAAGAAATACTACTTCTAATAAATTGTTTCTGCCATATGGATAATATGCATCTGATATGTCGTCCTGCCCAAGAACTACAAGCACTCCAGCATCAAGAAGCTCTCTAATGCGAGCATGTAAAGGACCTGTATGAGGGTCACTTACAACTCCCATCTCTGCCTTTTTTAAAAGAGCAATGACTTTCTGTAAATAAGGACCTGGATACATTGACATCGCTCTTGCATGGTGTGCAAGGCTTCTACCAAAACGATTTTCTTGAATCGTTTTTACAGCAAGCATTTCCAGTGTTCTAAGGCCTGGGTCTCCTGCATCATCTACAAGCATAGAAATATCCTTATCATATTTGTTGGCAATTTCAAACATTGCATCAATGTGAGTTTGCTCGTCCTCTTCGGTAAACTCTATCCAGGGTATTCCGCCAACAACATCTGCTCCCATTTTTATTGCTTCTTCGATAAGTTCTTTTGCACCGAATTCTCTTACAACTCCATCCTGAGGGAACGCAACAATTTGCAATTCCACTACATCTTTAAACTCTTCTTTTGCCTTTAGTAACGCTTTAATTCCTTCAAGTTTAGCCTTGTTATCAACATCTGCAAATGCTCTAATATGGGTTACCCCGTTCAATGCTGCAAGTTTCATTGAACGCCTCACATTTTCGATAATCCACTCCTCGGCATATTTTTCCTTAATCTTGGAAGCCAACTCAATAGCGTTCATTGCTTTACCCATACCTGCTTCGTGATAATCTTTAAGTGCTTCTTCATCCATCATTTCAAGGGTATATACTTTACACAGGTGAAGGTGTGTATTTATAAACGACTCTGTTGCCAGTTTTCCACTTGCATCAATTTCCTTTTCACCTTTTCCGCTTAACTTCTCTCCTATGCTTGTGATTAGTCCGTCTTTAACGCCAATATCCACAAGTGTTTCGGAAAGTCCTCTTGTACGTGCATTTCGCACTACAAGGTCAAATTCTTTTACTTCTCCTTCCATCAAATTATTTCTCCTCCTTTCTTTATTCCTTCATATATTCTCTTGCAAGTTTTGCTGCTCTTTCAAAATCTTTTTTATCCTGTTTCGCATAACTTTCATTTTTTTGTACAAGTTTTGCTGCATTAAAAATAGATTCGTAACCCGTGCACCTGCAAAGATGTTTACTAAGAACCTCTTTTAGCCTGTCGTTAGAAACATCAGGCTCTTTACTAAATAAAGCGTATAATTCCATAACAATCCCTGGTGTACAAAACCCGCACTGCACTGCATTTGCATCCACAAATGCCTGCTGGATGGGGTGTAGTTTTTTCCCGTTAGCCAAGCCCTCTATTGTAAGAATATTTGCTCCTTCGAGTGTTTTAAATAAAACCTTACAGCTCCTAACAGCTTCTCCGCTTACAACTACCGTACAAGCACCGCAAACCCCGTAGCCACAACCAAACTTTGTTCCCGTAAGGCCCATTCTGTCTCTTAGAACATAAAGAAGTGTATCACCTTCTTCAAAATAAATTGTTTCTTTTTTTCCGTTCAGCATAAGTGTGATATTTTTCATTACCGCACCTCCGTGTCTCCATCAATTACAGCTTTAATCTTATCTGGTGTAAGCGGGATTTCGTAGAAATCATAACCAATTGCATCGTAGATTGCATTCAATATGGCAGGAGCTACTCCCACCATTGGATGTTCTCCTATTCCTCGTGCTCCAAATGGCCCTATTTCATCATGAGTTTCTACAAACTCTATCGTCTGTTTCCCGGGCATATCATAAATTGTTGGCAGTTTATACTGCAACAGGTTGGCATTAACTAATTTTCCGTTTTTATCAAATTTTATTTCTTCCATAAGAGTCTCGCCAATACCCATAACAACACCGCCTACAACCTGCCCTCTGGCATTAGAGGGGTTTATTACTCTCCCTATGTCAATAGAGGTAGCAAAGTTATCAATAATAACCTTACCCGTTTTCTTTTCGATCCGAAGTTCACACCCTTGAACCCCCATTGTATAACTCACGCCTGTCCTTCCCATTCCAGTTTCTGGATCTGGATTTTGAGCACCTGGCAATCTAAAATCGCTTGACACCTGAACAACATCACCAATTGTTGTTCCGTCTTTCGTAATATAACCACGGCAAATCTTGCTGACAGGAACTTTTACATCTGGATATGATCTGTCATAAACATAATTACCGTCATATTCAAGCACACCAACATCCCTATGCAGTACTAAAGCCGCATTTTTCTTCAACATCTCGATTGCTTTATTTGCAGCTTTTATTATGGCGTTACCTCCCTGGAATGTAAACATGGACCCCACTGTTTGCCACTCCCATGGCGAAAATTGTGTATCAATTTCGTTGTAAACTCTAACTTTTTCTAATGGCAGTTTTAATGCTTCTGCAGCAATCTGCCTTACAAGGATAAAGAGCCCTTGCCCGACATCAGCACCAGCCATATTAACAGAAACACTTCCATCAACATTAAATTTTATATGGCATCCTTTGGCTGCAAATGTTGGAGCCTTTGGAGATTTAATCAGCCCAGCAATACCTCTTCCATAGTAATAATTTTCATCTTCTTTTGGTTTTTCTTTGTAAAATATCGCTCTTTCCACATTATCAATACATTTATACAGGTTCCCATCACTCTTCTTCATCGTTTCCCCTACAACGTTTGATTTACCTACAGAAAGAAAATTTTTCTTTCTGATATCAATCGGAGACATATGTAATTTGCGAGCAACAATATCCACAAGACGCTCAAGAGCAAACTGTATTTCAGGATGTCCGTAGGCTCGCAACGCTCCAACTGGTGGGGTATTTGTATAAACAGAGTATCCAGTTACGTCAGCATTAGGAAATTCGTAAACTCCGCTCGCAGATTGTGTTGCAACGATTAATACATTCGATCCTGTATCTGCGTATGCCCCCGTAGATAAGTACAGTTTTGCTTCCATGGCAGTAAATGTGCCATTTTTCTTTGCTCCAATTTTCATTTTTGTTCTTATGCCTCGTCCTAAAAACGTACTTGTAAAATCTTCCTGTCTTGAGACTTTCAATTTTATTGGATGCCCAGGAGCAAAGCTTGCGATATATGCAATAAGCGGACCTAACGAAGGATCGGATTTATAACCAAAACACCCTCCTATGTATGGCACATGAACCCTCACATCACTTATAGGAAGATCAAATAAATTTGCAACTTCCTCTCTTACGGCAAAAGATCCCACATTGGATGTCCAAATTTCAATTGTATTATCCATTCTGAAGAGAGCTATTGCGCCATGTACTTCAATGGCTGCCGATGACATAAGCGGAAAATTAAACTCTCTTTCTACTACAACGTCTGCCTCTTTAAATCCTTTGACAGCATCACCTTTTTTTATCCTATAATGCACAGCAATGTTTGTTTTTGGTATTGGTTCATAAAGAGGAGATACATGAAAATATTCATCACTATTTTCATGTATAAGGCATGCATCCTCTTTGATTGCTTCCATTGCATTTGTGTAGACTGGAAGTGGTTCATATTCAACTTTTATTTTTTTAAGTGCCTCTCGTGCATGTTTTTCAGTATCAGCTACAACTGCTGCCACTGCATCGCCAATATGACGAACTTTATCCACAGCCATAGGCATCATATCTTTTATACAATCACCATAATGTTTTTTCCATTCCTTACCTGTTATAACTTTATACACGCCAAGCATTTTTTCAGCTTCTACTGTATCGATAGATAAAATCTTAGCGTGAGCATATTTTGGACGTAATATTTGAGCATGAAGCATCCCGGGAAGCTTGATGTCATCAATGAATATAGCCTCCCCGGTTACTCTCTCTAAGACATCAGGGCGATATTTAACATCTTTGCCAATATGTTTAAGGCTCATTTGGTCCACCTTCCCGAAGCATTTTGAATTTGAATATAAATTTATTATATATAAAAAAATTGCGCAGTCAAGGAAATTAATCACACCTTTTTAATAAGACCAAAGAAACAGAGCAAATAGACGCTAAATAAAAAGCGTCTATTTATTTCAATTAGAAAGCTTATGTAAAAACCAGCGTAAAAACTAGATTTAGCAAACATAGATACTAAAAAACTATTTACCTATACAAAAACGCGAAAAAATTGTATCAAGAATTTCCATTGAAACTTCTTCTCCAGTGAGTATTCCAAGCAAAATAATTGCTTCTTTTAGTTCTTCCGAAACAAGTTCGTTTCTGCCTGAGATTACAAGCTCTTTTGCCTTTTTAAGATGCTTGACTGCATCCTTTAAACAGTTCTTTTCTCTCTCTGTTGTGATAAGGGAAGTCTCTATCTCTTTGGGAAGGATTTTATCATAGATTATCTGTTCAAGAACCTTAATGCCTTTCTTTTTAAGCGCAGAAATTTGAATAATATCTTCATTATTAAATAAACTTTTTAGCTCTTTTATTGTAAGTCTCGCAGGAAGATCTGTTTTATTTAATACAATAATACGATCCTTTCCGTCTGTAAGTTTGGCAAATTTTTTGTCTTCTGCCGTAAGCATTTCACTTGCATCAAACATAAAAAGTATAATATCTCCCCGTTGAATTGCTTTTACGCTTCTTTCTTTCCCTAAAACTTCAATAACCTCTTTGGTTTCTCTTACTCCTGCCGTATCGATAAATCGAACAGGAATACCAAAAAAATCTATCATCTCTTCTACCGTATCCCTTGTTGTCCCCGGAATTTCACTAACAATGGCTCTATCGAATTTTAAAAGAGCATTAAGCAGTGTAGATTTCCCAACATTTGTCCTTCCTGCAATCACAACCTTTGTCCCTTCTTCAATTCTTTTTCCTGTTTTGTATGTTGAAAGAAGCGATTTGATGAGATTAAGAACATCGGTAATCTGCTTATCAAGTTGGCCAGTACTTAGTGTCTCTACATCAAATGGAAAATCTATTGCTCCCTCTATGGCTGAGATAGTATAAAGTAACCTCTTTTTTATCTCGAATATCTTATCGCTTATTCCACCAAAAAGTCTGCCTGATGCAACCTTTAACGCCTTCTCTGTTTTTGCTTCAATCAATTCAATTACTGCTTCAGCTTCAATAAGATCTAGCTTGTCATTAAGAAAAGCACGCTTTGTAAATTCTCCTCTTTCCGCAAGACGTGCACCAAGTCGAATGAGGATTTTAACCACTAACTCAAGATTCTTTACTCCGCCATGCATCTGAATTTCCAAAACATCCTCTCCCGTATAGGAATGTGGGGATTTAAAGTAAATGGCAATACCTGTATCGATACGCTCTTTCGTAATTGGATTAAAAATATACCCATTATAAACTGTTCTGGGGCTTTTAATAGTTGTAGAAAAAACTTTCTGCCCTATAAAAAAAGTGGTGGGACCTGAAAGCCTCACCACTCCTATCCCGCCCAAACCTTTTGGCGTAGAAATTGCTACAATTGTATCATTCACTTTTTTAAATCAACTACAACATGCCTTCTTGGCTCTTTCCCCTCACTATGTGTCCAAATATTAGGATAGTTATGCAGAGCCATATGAATAGTTTTTCTAGCAGAGGCAGACATCGGTTTAAGAGAAACAGGCTCCTTTAATCTCTTTGCACGTAGTGCTGCATTTAAGGCAACAGTCTTAAGCATTTCTATTTGTCTCGACTTGTACCCATTAATATCTAACATAACCATTGGAAAATTTCTATCCTCTTTGTGTGCATATATATTCAATATATACTGAAGGGAACGCAGAACAATCCCTTCTTTCCCTATAAAGAGTCCTGGATTAGAAAGTCCTTCTATGTTAACATAGAAGTTTCCATATTTTTTTTCTATAACAACGGACGGATTTTCCTCTGCCGCCTTAAAAAAACTTTCAAGAAAATTGTTTATTTCTCGTTCTTCCATATTATTTTTCTTCTTTGCCTTTTTTAGGAATTTCCTGTGTTGCTCGTGCAAGATGCTTTAAAATATATAGTTGTTCTCCCGCCTGAACAAATGAGAATGTAATCCAGTAGAGAAGCAGTGATGGAGACCACTTAATCGACCATACTGCAAAAATAACCGGCAAGAAATACATCATCATTTTCATGTTCTGGTCTTGCACCTGTCCTGGCATTTGTGAAGTTTTGCTCTGAACAAACATAGAAACAAGAACAAGTACTGACATAATGTAATATGTATCAGGAGTATTTAAATTACTAAGCCAGAGGAAACGCTCAAGGTTAAACGGTGCATAATTAGTAAGCGAACCAAATAAAACAAGAAGCAGCGGCCACTGCACAAGTAGCGGTAGACACCCTCCAAACATACTCACATTATGCTCTTTATAGAGTTTCATTGTTTCTTGGTTTGCTTTTTGAGGGTCACCTTTATACTTCTTTTGAATCTTTTTAATTTCAGGCTGGAGTTTTGTCATTCCTGCAGTAGATTTAAATTGTTTTTTTGTTAACGGGTGTGTAAGAAGCTTAAGCAACAACGTAACAAGAATAATAGCAAGTCCGTAATTATAAGTAAACTTGTGTAAAAATTCAATAGTGTCTCTCATAGCCTTATAAAATTTATTCGGAGCAACAAGACCGATGATCCCATTCTTTGTGATTGTTTGTAATAATGCGCCGTTATTATCCTTATAACTCACCTGGACTGTCACAGGGTATGCTCTCGCATCAATATAATCGTAAGAAGTAATTGTAAATGTAGCTGTTACCGCTTTCCCAGATTCAATAATAGCAGTGTTGGCTATTTCTTTTACATCGACTTCTCTTGTCCCCTTCCATAATTCAAAGGGTGATAGGTCAGAACGGTTGTCAATTGAAATAAGTTTTACTTTCACATCAGAAATAAAATCAGTTGTATTGTTCGTAATACGGACTGAAAGAGGAATATTTTCCATAGGCCTTCCTCTCCCTGCAATTTGTACAATCACACCAGATTCAGTCACATCCGGAAAACTTACTCCACCAGCACATCCTGTAATAAAAATTGAAAACATAAGCATTCCAATTAAAATTAAAAATACTTTCTTTTTCATGTATCCTCCTTATGGGACAGGGTCGTTTCCTCCAGGGAAAAAAGGATTACATCGCAAAACTCTTTTTACTGCAAGCCATCCACCCCTCTTTACCCCATATTTTTCAACTGCTTGAACTGCATAATCAGAGCAAGTCGGGATAAAACGGCATGTCGGTGGTTTTAACGGTGAAATATAACGTCTATAAAATTTAAGAGCGAAGAGTAAAAAAGTTTTCATTCCTTACACTCCTTTCTTAAAATCCCTGACAAATCTATTAAAACATCCTGCATTTTAACAGTTGTTATACTTTTCTTTGCAACAATGACATAACTTCTATCCTTCAATAGTTTATCCTCAATTTTTAAAAACGATTCTCTCATTAATCGTTTCGCTCTATTCCGCTCTACAGCATTCCCTACTTTTTTAGATGTAATAAATCCAACTTTCCCTTGTGTTCGATTCGAAACAAACACAACAACAAAATGCCCAAAGTATTTCTTTGAGTTTTCCAGTACATCTTTAAAGTCTTTCCCTTTAAGCCTTTCCCACAATTTCAATCTATACTGAAAGCTTTATCCTGCTTTTTGTTCTTCTTCTGTTTAAAATTCTTCTGCCGCCAGGCGATTTCATCCTTTTCCTGAATCCCAAATGTCTGGCACGTTTCTTATTATGCGGTTTATAATTTATCCTCATAAAAACCTCCTTAAAATTTCACATCTTACTATATCAAAACTTTAATAATAGTCAACCATTTTTTCTCCAGTTTAGTCCTTCATCTTGCAAACAGGGCAAAGTGGGCCCTCGCCTTTAAACAAAGTACCACATTTCTTGCACATCTTATACCCTAACTGTCCTTTTAACCTCTCATTTTTTTTATAAAAGGTAAGTAGTTCAACATATTTCTCTTTAAGCTCTTTCTCGACCTTTAACCTATCCGCTACAGATTTTACCCAATCAATGTCGCTTTGTGTAAGTTTTATATCCTGATAAGAAAGATATTCATCTTCTTTGGTTCTTTCCCTTACCTTCTTTTGTATTTGTGATACTAATTTAAATTTAATATTTTTGATTGGTGAATCTGGGATACTTTCGTTAATTTTCTTTAGTATATCCGTTTTCATGAATGTAAGTTCTCGCATAAATAATGGGCTTATCACTCCTATAAAAATTGTATTTTCTTTATAAAAAATAGGCGTTGTATAGTTGGAAAGTTTTTCACCAACAATCTCGCCCCACTTTAAAAGCGCAAGATTTCCTTTAATTTTGACATAAATTTGCTTTTTTTGAAGAACGCTGTCTAAAATATATTTAAGAGTATTCATAATGAAATAATCTTTGCTTTATCGAGTACGGCCTCAGGAATAATATTTAAATTCAGGGTTGTTAAAAATATTTGTCCATCTTCTGTCATTCTTAAAACATTGTCGCGGCGTGTTTCATCAAGATCAGAAAAAAAATCATCCATTAAAAGTATTGGTTCTTCCCCTCTTTTCTCTTTAATAGATTCCTTTTCTACAAAGCGCATTGCAAAGGCTATACTATATGCCTCGCCTAAAGAACTAAACTCTCTTGCCTGGATGCCATCCATTAAAATTTCTAATTCATCAAGGTGCGGCCCAAAAAGTGTTCGTTTCCTTTG
The Caldisericota bacterium DNA segment above includes these coding regions:
- the rpmH gene encoding 50S ribosomal protein L34 — protein: MRINYKPHNKKRARHLGFRKRMKSPGGRRILNRRRTKSRIKLSV
- the rnpA gene encoding ribonuclease P protein component gives rise to the protein MKLWERLKGKDFKDVLENSKKYFGHFVVVFVSNRTQGKVGFITSKKVGNAVERNRAKRLMRESFLKIEDKLLKDRSYVIVAKKSITTVKMQDVLIDLSGILRKECKE
- the yidC gene encoding membrane protein insertase YidC, which translates into the protein MKKKVFLILIGMLMFSIFITGCAGGVSFPDVTESGVIVQIAGRGRPMENIPLSVRITNNTTDFISDVKVKLISIDNRSDLSPFELWKGTREVDVKEIANTAIIESGKAVTATFTITSYDYIDARAYPVTVQVSYKDNNGALLQTITKNGIIGLVAPNKFYKAMRDTIEFLHKFTYNYGLAIILVTLLLKLLTHPLTKKQFKSTAGMTKLQPEIKKIQKKYKGDPQKANQETMKLYKEHNVSMFGGCLPLLVQWPLLLVLFGSLTNYAPFNLERFLWLSNLNTPDTYYIMSVLVLVSMFVQSKTSQMPGQVQDQNMKMMMYFLPVIFAVWSIKWSPSLLLYWITFSFVQAGEQLYILKHLARATQEIPKKGKEEK
- the yidD gene encoding membrane protein insertion efficiency factor YidD, which encodes MKTFLLFALKFYRRYISPLKPPTCRFIPTCSDYAVQAVEKYGVKRGGWLAVKRVLRCNPFFPGGNDPVP
- a CDS encoding R3H domain-containing nucleic acid-binding protein encodes the protein MEEREINNFLESFFKAAEENPSVVIEKKYGNFYVNIEGLSNPGLFIGKEGIVLRSLQYILNIYAHKEDRNFPMVMLDINGYKSRQIEMLKTVALNAALRAKRLKEPVSLKPMSASARKTIHMALHNYPNIWTHSEGKEPRRHVVVDLKK
- a CDS encoding DciA family protein, which gives rise to MNTLKYILDSVLQKKQIYVKIKGNLALLKWGEIVGEKLSNYTTPIFYKENTIFIGVISPLFMRELTFMKTDILKKINESIPDSPIKNIKFKLVSQIQKKVRERTKEDEYLSYQDIKLTQSDIDWVKSVADRLKVEKELKEKYVELLTFYKKNERLKGQLGYKMCKKCGTLFKGEGPLCPVCKMKD